The Streptomyces phaeolivaceus genome has a window encoding:
- a CDS encoding serine/threonine-protein kinase — MNEDDRGPGRRVVDGRFELETRLGGGGMGTVWRARDLVLHRLVAVKEVRPPDRDLAEYDPDGARTLRERVLREARALARIDHPNVVTIHHIVDGGDGTYPWIVMELVSGGSLADRLARGPMPPAEAARLGRQVLAGLAAAHEAGIQHRDVKPANVLLRPDGRPVLTDFGIAAIRETTGLTATGSVIGTPDFMAPERISGHEGGAASDLWSLAMMLYTAVEGHHPLRRGNTLATLAAVLNDDVAPPVRAGALGDVLMSVLVRDPAARPSAAVLDRRLAEIESAPAAPAVWDEPTSYPLVPPSSAAHPAAPPSGGFTSPTTFGQAGVPASPPVAPGGGHGDGVGFGPSGPTNAFPAKGFGPPPVPAQLGQAPFQLTTAPVRAVPRRAPRRAALLSVAGASLAGVLVLLWWLLPPGADADGSEARGSSTVSPSASAPKSTASTPKSTASRAGDAEATEEPTEESTDAETGDMLTPDGIRTAIKAFKKETGRSMFGDFSVYPDFVSAQLMVEGSDTKYDTYTYRPGQGVEKGIIKGTLAGGEQPVSLDDFNWDKVPALLKEADKKLNVDEPENRYLLVRQPNDIFGTPAGMAVYLSDEYNQSGYLEADTDGKVTRVMPAGD, encoded by the coding sequence ATGAACGAGGACGACAGAGGGCCCGGTAGACGAGTCGTCGACGGGCGCTTCGAGTTGGAGACCCGCCTCGGCGGTGGCGGGATGGGGACGGTCTGGCGGGCCAGGGACCTGGTGCTGCACCGGCTCGTGGCCGTCAAGGAGGTCCGCCCGCCCGACCGGGACCTCGCCGAGTACGACCCGGACGGCGCCCGGACGCTGCGCGAGCGGGTGCTGCGGGAGGCGAGGGCCCTGGCCCGCATCGACCATCCGAACGTCGTCACCATCCACCACATAGTCGACGGCGGCGACGGCACCTATCCGTGGATCGTGATGGAGCTGGTCAGCGGCGGCTCGCTGGCCGACCGGCTGGCGCGGGGCCCGATGCCGCCGGCCGAGGCGGCACGGCTGGGCCGGCAGGTGCTGGCCGGGCTGGCCGCCGCGCACGAGGCCGGTATCCAGCACCGCGACGTCAAGCCCGCCAATGTGCTGCTGCGCCCCGACGGGCGTCCCGTCCTCACCGACTTCGGTATCGCCGCGATCCGTGAGACGACCGGTCTGACCGCGACCGGTTCCGTCATCGGTACGCCCGACTTCATGGCGCCGGAGCGCATCTCCGGGCACGAGGGCGGGGCCGCCTCCGACCTGTGGTCGCTGGCGATGATGCTGTACACGGCGGTGGAGGGCCACCACCCGCTGCGCCGGGGCAACACCCTGGCCACCCTCGCAGCGGTCCTCAACGACGACGTCGCGCCTCCGGTGCGCGCCGGCGCGCTGGGCGACGTCCTGATGAGCGTGCTCGTACGGGATCCGGCGGCGCGGCCGTCGGCCGCCGTGCTGGACCGGCGGCTCGCCGAGATCGAGTCGGCTCCGGCCGCTCCGGCGGTGTGGGACGAGCCGACGTCGTACCCGCTGGTTCCGCCGTCCTCCGCCGCGCACCCGGCCGCGCCGCCCTCGGGCGGTTTCACCTCGCCGACCACGTTCGGGCAGGCCGGGGTGCCCGCTTCGCCGCCCGTCGCCCCCGGGGGCGGGCACGGGGACGGGGTCGGGTTCGGCCCTTCCGGGCCGACAAATGCCTTCCCGGCCAAGGGATTCGGGCCGCCGCCCGTACCGGCGCAGCTGGGGCAGGCTCCGTTCCAGCTGACCACCGCGCCCGTGCGAGCGGTACCCCGGCGGGCGCCGCGCCGGGCCGCCCTGCTGAGCGTGGCGGGGGCCTCGCTCGCCGGTGTCCTGGTGCTGCTGTGGTGGCTGCTGCCCCCGGGAGCGGACGCCGACGGCTCGGAGGCGCGCGGCTCGTCGACGGTCTCGCCCTCGGCCTCGGCACCGAAGTCGACCGCGTCGACGCCGAAGTCGACGGCCTCGCGGGCCGGTGACGCCGAGGCGACCGAGGAGCCGACCGAAGAGTCGACGGACGCCGAGACCGGCGACATGCTGACTCCGGACGGCATCCGCACCGCGATCAAGGCGTTCAAGAAGGAGACCGGCCGGAGCATGTTCGGTGACTTCTCGGTCTACCCGGACTTCGTGTCGGCCCAGCTCATGGTCGAGGGCAGTGACACCAAGTACGACACCTACACCTACCGCCCCGGGCAGGGCGTGGAGAAGGGCATCATCAAGGGCACGCTCGCCGGTGGTGAACAGCCCGTCAGCCTCGACGACTTCAACTGGGACAAGGTTCCCGCGCTGCTCAAGGAGGCGGACAAGAAGCTGAACGTCGACGAGCCCGAGAACCGCTATCTGCTGGTGAGACAGCCCAACGACATCTTCGGCACCCCCGCCGGAATGGCCGTCTACCTGAGCGACGAGTACAACCAGTCCGGCTATCTGGAGGCCGACACCGACGGCAAGGTGACCCGTGTGATGCCGGCGGGGGACTGA
- a CDS encoding FCD domain-containing protein codes for MGRGSAHGTRAFHETVYRASHNDILIRLLEDLWDKSDRYRRLGLELPPGDEPRTRDLEEHHRLVDLIADHRAERAAQLMRDHITHSLSTTAIGALEDREGRP; via the coding sequence GTGGGGCGAGGAAGCGCTCACGGCACACGCGCCTTCCACGAGACCGTCTACCGCGCCTCGCACAACGACATCCTCATCCGCCTGCTCGAAGACCTCTGGGACAAGTCCGACCGCTACCGCCGCCTCGGGCTCGAACTGCCGCCGGGCGACGAGCCCCGCACCCGCGACCTGGAAGAACACCACCGGCTGGTCGACCTCATCGCGGACCACCGGGCGGAGCGGGCGGCACAGCTCATGCGGGACCACATCACCCACAGCCTCAGCACCACCGCCATCGGCGCCCTGGAGGACCGCGAAGGCCGCCCTTAG
- a CDS encoding class I SAM-dependent methyltransferase, giving the protein MTGQRDRWAELTGGEAGEEYARRFARLAESGQDIHGEATFCTALLEPAARILDAGCGTGRIAIRLAELGHHCTGVDVDPSMLAVARREAPAREWLLGDLARLDALDLPPGFDLVLAAGNVIPLLAPGTEPAVIQHLAAALRPGGLLVTGMGLDAAHLPLPEPPVTLPDFDHWCAEAGLTLRRRHATWSGAPYREGCGYAVSVHSRATA; this is encoded by the coding sequence ATGACCGGGCAACGCGACCGCTGGGCCGAACTGACCGGCGGGGAGGCCGGAGAGGAGTACGCCCGACGGTTCGCGCGGCTCGCCGAATCGGGCCAGGACATCCACGGCGAGGCCACCTTCTGTACCGCGCTGCTGGAGCCCGCCGCCCGGATCCTCGACGCCGGCTGCGGCACCGGCCGGATCGCGATCCGGCTCGCCGAACTGGGCCACCACTGCACCGGTGTGGACGTCGACCCCTCGATGCTCGCCGTCGCCCGCCGCGAAGCGCCCGCGCGGGAATGGCTCCTCGGCGACCTGGCCCGGTTGGACGCCCTCGACCTGCCCCCGGGCTTCGACCTGGTGCTCGCCGCCGGAAACGTCATCCCCCTGCTGGCGCCCGGCACCGAACCGGCCGTCATCCAGCACCTGGCCGCCGCACTGCGCCCCGGCGGCCTGCTGGTCACCGGCATGGGACTCGACGCGGCGCACCTCCCGCTGCCGGAACCGCCGGTGACCCTGCCGGACTTCGACCACTGGTGCGCCGAGGCCGGACTGACCCTGCGCCGGCGCCACGCCACCTGGAGCGGCGCCCCCTACCGCGAAGGCTGCGGCTACGCCGTGAGCGTGCACTCCCGCGCCACCGCCTGA
- a CDS encoding MFS transporter produces MSHTATDTPDTPAVSASSPADTPPPHRWWILAVIGLAQLMVVLDATIVNIALPSAQQDLGFSDGDRQWVVTAYALAFGSLLLLGGRIADLFGRKMTFLVGLVGFAGMSALGGAAGSFEMLIVARAGQGVFGALLAPAALSLLTVTFTDAKERAKAFGVYGAIAGAGGAVGLLLGGVLTEYLDWRWTLYVNLAFAAAAFVGGAILLQRTTRDKTAKIDVPGALLVGGGLFCLVYGFANAESHDWGSPQTWGFLLAGGVLLAAFTWWQTKAAHPLLPLRILLDRNRAASFISVLIIGAAMFGVFLFLTYYLQQTLGYTPIKTGLAFLPMIAALMVTSTLATTSLIPRFGPKPVVPLGMGIAAVGMVWLTGLGLDSTYAAHILPPLIVAGLGMGLIMAPAMSLATDGVAAEDSGVASAAVNTMQQVGGSLGTALLNTLFASSVTSYLEGRNPKDPMVLAQAGLEGYSTAYWWSAAFFVAGLVISALLYRRGAPVHNPDAAPVVHM; encoded by the coding sequence ATGTCTCACACCGCGACCGACACACCGGACACGCCCGCCGTGTCCGCATCCTCGCCCGCCGACACACCACCCCCGCACCGCTGGTGGATCCTCGCCGTCATCGGTCTGGCCCAGCTCATGGTCGTGCTGGACGCGACGATCGTGAACATCGCCCTGCCCTCGGCCCAGCAGGACCTCGGGTTCTCCGACGGCGACCGCCAATGGGTCGTCACCGCCTACGCCCTCGCCTTCGGTAGCCTTCTCCTGCTCGGCGGACGCATAGCGGACCTCTTCGGCCGCAAGATGACGTTCCTCGTGGGACTGGTCGGCTTCGCCGGTATGTCCGCCCTGGGCGGCGCCGCGGGCAGCTTCGAGATGCTCATCGTCGCCCGCGCCGGGCAGGGTGTGTTCGGCGCGCTCCTCGCGCCGGCCGCGCTGTCCCTGCTGACCGTGACGTTCACCGACGCCAAGGAGCGGGCCAAGGCCTTCGGCGTGTACGGCGCGATCGCCGGGGCCGGCGGTGCCGTCGGTCTGCTGCTCGGCGGGGTGCTGACCGAGTACCTCGACTGGCGCTGGACCCTCTACGTCAACCTGGCCTTCGCCGCAGCCGCGTTCGTCGGCGGGGCGATCCTGCTCCAGCGCACCACCCGCGACAAGACGGCCAAGATCGACGTACCGGGCGCCCTGCTCGTCGGCGGAGGACTGTTCTGCCTGGTCTACGGCTTCGCCAACGCCGAGAGCCACGACTGGGGTTCGCCGCAGACCTGGGGCTTCCTGCTCGCCGGAGGCGTCCTGCTGGCCGCGTTCACCTGGTGGCAGACCAAGGCCGCGCACCCGCTGCTGCCGCTGCGGATCCTCCTCGACCGCAACCGCGCCGCGTCCTTCATCTCCGTACTGATCATCGGCGCCGCCATGTTCGGTGTCTTCCTCTTCCTCACCTACTACCTGCAGCAGACCCTCGGCTACACGCCCATCAAGACCGGCCTGGCGTTCCTGCCGATGATCGCCGCGCTGATGGTGACCTCCACCCTCGCCACCACGTCACTGATCCCCCGGTTCGGCCCCAAGCCGGTCGTGCCGCTGGGCATGGGCATCGCCGCCGTCGGCATGGTCTGGCTCACCGGTCTCGGCCTCGACAGCACCTACGCCGCCCACATCCTGCCCCCGCTGATCGTGGCCGGACTCGGCATGGGTCTGATCATGGCGCCCGCCATGAGCCTGGCCACCGACGGGGTCGCGGCGGAGGACTCCGGCGTCGCCTCGGCCGCCGTCAACACCATGCAGCAGGTCGGCGGTTCCCTCGGTACGGCGCTGCTCAACACCCTGTTCGCCAGCTCCGTCACCTCCTACCTCGAAGGCAGGAACCCCAAGGACCCGATGGTTCTCGCCCAGGCCGGCCTGGAGGGCTACTCCACCGCCTACTGGTGGTCCGCCGCGTTCTTCGTCGCCGGTCTCGTGATCAGCGCCCTGCTCTACCGGCGCGGCGCGCCCGTCCACAACCCCGACGCCGCACCCGTCGTCCACATGTAG
- a CDS encoding endonuclease/exonuclease/phosphatase family protein, giving the protein MVARGTRWLAGAVTLACVVLVGPSAPGDGLFAGALPADADREVMPNRVMTWNICNPCEVSNVDRAAEIAAYAPQVIGLQEACVRDVERIREYLESLHGLVYHVEYGPVLRHWGRCGGVPWSPGGFGQAILSAAPMTDRVSVEYPDGGSEDRGYLAVTTTVGGRSVRVFNTHLAQRRQESVREGQIRVLASAVSRYDRAVVLGDFNAVPDAPELAPMWELATDADPGCRPPADGDCEVTTDWQSKFDYTFLRGVTAREQGVRPSAYSDHDPVRADLEPAPD; this is encoded by the coding sequence ATGGTGGCAAGGGGCACGCGGTGGCTGGCGGGCGCCGTGACCCTGGCCTGCGTGGTGCTCGTCGGCCCCAGCGCCCCCGGTGACGGTCTCTTCGCCGGGGCGCTCCCCGCCGACGCCGACCGGGAGGTCATGCCGAACCGGGTCATGACGTGGAACATCTGCAACCCCTGCGAGGTGAGCAACGTCGACCGGGCGGCGGAGATCGCCGCGTACGCGCCCCAGGTCATCGGCTTGCAGGAGGCGTGCGTCCGGGACGTCGAGCGCATCCGGGAGTATCTGGAGAGCCTGCACGGGCTGGTCTACCACGTCGAGTACGGCCCGGTCCTGCGGCACTGGGGCCGCTGCGGGGGAGTGCCGTGGAGCCCGGGAGGCTTCGGTCAGGCGATCCTGTCGGCGGCGCCGATGACGGACCGTGTCAGCGTGGAATACCCCGACGGCGGCTCCGAGGACCGTGGCTATCTGGCCGTCACCACCACGGTCGGCGGCCGGTCCGTGCGGGTCTTCAACACCCACCTCGCCCAACGACGTCAGGAGTCGGTCCGGGAGGGGCAGATCCGGGTCCTCGCCTCGGCCGTCTCCCGGTACGACCGTGCCGTCGTCCTCGGTGACTTCAACGCCGTGCCGGACGCTCCCGAACTCGCCCCGATGTGGGAGCTGGCCACGGACGCGGACCCCGGGTGCCGGCCCCCGGCCGACGGCGACTGCGAGGTGACCACCGACTGGCAGAGCAAGTTCGACTACACCTTCCTGCGGGGCGTCACCGCACGTGAACAAGGCGTGCGGCCCTCCGCGTACTCGGACCACGATCCGGTGCGCGCCGACCTGGAACCGGCCCCGGACTGA
- a CDS encoding tryptophanase, whose product MEPYRIKVVEPIPVTTREQRQAALARVHHNLFDLRADEVTVDLLTDSGTGALSAAQLAAAMDGDESYAGSRSFHRFHDTVRELTGYPHILPVHQGRAAERLLTATLLGPGKLFLSNTHFDTLRANVALCGGEAWDLPCPEAADLDSAEPFKGNIDTTRLKAVLDGPDGARVGAVIMTLTNNGGGGQPVSMANLTLTSALCREHGVPLILDAARFAENAWLVTQREPAHREHSPRQVAEAAFRLADGCVMSAKKDGIAHIGGFLGLHDTELARRCELLLIATEGFPTYGGLAGRDLDMVARGLHEVTDPRYLRARAEDTAYLADLVRAAGVDIVEPPGLHALYLNAGRLLPHIPPHRFPGQALACRLYLEGGIRGVELGSLYLGTEDEQGAPLTSAPYELLRLAIPRRTYTRGHFDHVGRALARVARDAHLVPGLRITEQPAFLRQFRSRLAPVDV is encoded by the coding sequence TGCTCACCGACTCGGGAACCGGCGCGCTGTCCGCCGCCCAACTGGCCGCCGCGATGGACGGCGACGAGTCCTACGCCGGGTCACGCTCCTTCCACCGCTTCCACGACACCGTGCGGGAGTTGACCGGCTACCCGCACATCCTGCCCGTGCACCAGGGACGCGCGGCCGAGCGGCTCCTGACGGCCACGCTCCTCGGCCCCGGCAAACTCTTCCTGAGCAACACGCACTTCGACACCCTGCGGGCCAACGTCGCCCTGTGCGGGGGCGAGGCCTGGGACCTGCCGTGCCCCGAGGCGGCGGACCTGGACAGCGCCGAGCCGTTCAAGGGGAACATCGACACCACCCGTCTCAAGGCCGTCCTGGACGGGCCGGACGGCGCCCGCGTCGGCGCGGTGATCATGACGCTCACCAACAACGGCGGCGGGGGCCAGCCGGTGTCCATGGCCAATCTGACGCTGACCTCCGCGCTGTGCCGGGAGCACGGTGTGCCGCTCATCCTGGACGCGGCACGGTTCGCGGAGAACGCCTGGCTCGTCACCCAGCGGGAGCCCGCCCACCGCGAACACAGCCCCCGGCAGGTCGCCGAGGCCGCGTTCCGGCTCGCCGACGGCTGTGTGATGAGCGCGAAGAAGGACGGCATCGCCCACATCGGCGGCTTCCTGGGCCTGCACGACACCGAACTGGCCCGGCGCTGCGAACTGCTGCTCATCGCCACCGAGGGCTTCCCCACCTACGGCGGACTGGCGGGCCGTGACCTGGACATGGTCGCCCGGGGCCTGCACGAGGTCACCGACCCCCGCTATCTGCGCGCCAGGGCCGAGGACACCGCGTACCTGGCGGACCTGGTACGGGCGGCCGGCGTCGACATCGTGGAGCCACCCGGCCTGCACGCCCTCTACCTCAACGCCGGCCGGCTGCTGCCGCACATCCCGCCCCACCGGTTCCCCGGCCAGGCACTGGCCTGCCGACTGTATCTGGAGGGCGGCATCCGCGGTGTGGAACTCGGCTCCCTCTATCTGGGCACCGAGGACGAGCAGGGTGCCCCGCTCACCAGCGCGCCGTACGAGCTGCTGCGCCTGGCGATTCCCCGCCGGACGTACACCCGTGGCCACTTCGACCACGTCGGACGCGCCCTCGCCCGCGTGGCCCGGGACGCCCACCTCGTCCCCGGCCTGCGCATCACCGAACAGCCCGCCTTCCTGCGTCAGTTCCGCTCCAGGCTGGCGCCCGTGGACGTGTGA